One window from the genome of Gopherus evgoodei ecotype Sinaloan lineage chromosome 2, rGopEvg1_v1.p, whole genome shotgun sequence encodes:
- the OXR1 gene encoding oxidation resistance protein 1 isoform X4 codes for MSRLWYGKKGRKHQAINHKYTLVVSVAEYHRRIDALNSEELRTLCRRLKITREDINPKQATNIKTDLEPEAFRPNLSDPSELLQSDQIEKLTKHLPPRTIGYPWTLVYGTAKHGMSLKTLYRTMLGLDTPVLMVIKDSDGQVFGALASEPFKVSDCFYGTGETFLFTFSPDFEVFKWTGDNMFFIKGDMDSLAFGGGGGEFALWLDGDLYHGRSHSCKTFGNHTLSKREDFIIQDIEIWAFE; via the exons GTAGTGTCAGTGGCTGAGTATCACCGCAGGATCGATGCTCTAAATAGTGAAGAACTGCGCACGCTCTGCAGACGCCTCAAG ATAACAAGGGAAGACATAAATCCAAAGCAGGCCACAAATATCAAAACAGACCTGGAGCCTGAAGCATTTCGGCCAAATCTTAGTGATCCTAGTGAATTGTTGCAGTCAGACCAAATTGAAAAG CTCACAAAGCACCTTCCTCCGCGAACTATTGGGTATCCATGGACTCTTGTCTACGGCACTGCAAAGCATGGCATGAGCTTGAAGACATTGTATCGAACTATGCTGGGGCTAGACACTCCTGTACTAATGGTTATCAAGGATAGTGATGGGCAG gtttttggtGCACTAGCTTCTGAACCTTTTAAAGTGAGTGACTGCTTTTATGGCACTGGAGAGACCTTTCTGTTTACTTTCTCTCCAGATTTTGAG GTCTTCAAATGGACAGGAGACAATATGTTTTTTATTAAAGGAGACATGGACTCTCTAGCTTTTGGTGGGGGAGG GGGTGAATTTGCTCTTTGGCTTGATGGGGATCTCTACCACGGAAGAAGTCACTCTTGTAAAACATTTGGGAATCACACACTTTCTAAGAGGGAAGACTTCATTATCCAAGACATTGAAATCTGGGCTTTTGAATAA
- the OXR1 gene encoding oxidation resistance protein 1 isoform X5, whose translation MSRLWYGKKGRKHQAINHKYTLITREDINPKQATNIKTDLEPEAFRPNLSDPSELLQSDQIEKLTKHLPPRTIGYPWTLVYGTAKHGMSLKTLYRTMLGLDTPVLMVIKDSDGQVFGALASEPFKVSDCFYGTGETFLFTFSPDFEVFKWTGDNMFFIKGDMDSLAFGGGGGEFALWLDGDLYHGRSHSCKTFGNHTLSKREDFIIQDIEIWAFE comes from the exons ATAACAAGGGAAGACATAAATCCAAAGCAGGCCACAAATATCAAAACAGACCTGGAGCCTGAAGCATTTCGGCCAAATCTTAGTGATCCTAGTGAATTGTTGCAGTCAGACCAAATTGAAAAG CTCACAAAGCACCTTCCTCCGCGAACTATTGGGTATCCATGGACTCTTGTCTACGGCACTGCAAAGCATGGCATGAGCTTGAAGACATTGTATCGAACTATGCTGGGGCTAGACACTCCTGTACTAATGGTTATCAAGGATAGTGATGGGCAG gtttttggtGCACTAGCTTCTGAACCTTTTAAAGTGAGTGACTGCTTTTATGGCACTGGAGAGACCTTTCTGTTTACTTTCTCTCCAGATTTTGAG GTCTTCAAATGGACAGGAGACAATATGTTTTTTATTAAAGGAGACATGGACTCTCTAGCTTTTGGTGGGGGAGG GGGTGAATTTGCTCTTTGGCTTGATGGGGATCTCTACCACGGAAGAAGTCACTCTTGTAAAACATTTGGGAATCACACACTTTCTAAGAGGGAAGACTTCATTATCCAAGACATTGAAATCTGGGCTTTTGAATAA